One stretch of Hypanus sabinus isolate sHypSab1 chromosome 29, sHypSab1.hap1, whole genome shotgun sequence DNA includes these proteins:
- the LOC132383243 gene encoding zinc finger protein 239-like: protein MLFTCSDCEKQFTESSDLLAHKSVHTVNRPFTCSDCGKRFTQSSQLKAHQRIHTGERPFTCSDCGKGFTQSTHLKIHQSVHTAERPFTCFDCGKGFTQSFQLLAHQSVHTGEWSFTCSDCGKGFTQSSKLKVHQRVHTGERPFTCSDCGKRFAQSSHLKVHQRVHTGERPFTCSDCGKGFTESSTLKVHQRCHTGQRPFTCSDCGKGFTRSSYLLAHQRVHTGERPFTCSDCGKAFTQSSQLKVHQRLHTGERPFPCSDCGKGFTRSSYLLAHRRVHTGERPFTCSDCGRGFTKSTNLHRHQRVHTGERHAETLARDSLSYLN from the coding sequence ATGCTGTTCACATGCTCAGACTGTGAGAAGCAATTCACTGAATCATCTGACCTACTGGCACACAAGTCAGTCCACACTGTTAatagaccattcacctgctcagactgtgggaagagattcactcagtcatctcaactaaaGGCACATCAGCGTATTCACacgggggagaggccattcacctgctctgattgtgggaagggattcactcagtcaaccCACTTAAAgatacatcagtcagttcacacagcggagaggccattcacctgcttcgactgtgggaagggattcactcagtcattccaaCTACTGGCCCACCAATCGGTTCATACAGGGGAGTggtcattcacctgctcggactgtgggaagggattcactcagtcctctaaactgaaggtacatcaacgagttcacactggggagaggccatttacctgctcagactgtgggaagagatttgcccagtcatctcatctgaaggtacatcagcgagttcacactggggagagaccattcacatgctcagactgtgggaagggattcactgagtcatctactctgaaggtacatcagcgatgTCACACTGGgcagagaccgttcacctgctcagactgtgggaagggatttactcgatCATCTTACCTtttggcacaccagcgagttcacacgggggagagaccgttcacctgctcggactgtgggaaggcattcactcagtcatctcaactgaaggtacatcagcgacttcacactggggagaggccatttccctgctcggactgtgggaagggattcactcgatcatcttaCCTACTGGCACaccggcgagttcacactggggagagaccattcacctgctcagactgtggaagagGATTCACTAAGTCAACTAACCTACATAgacatcaacgagttcacactggggagagacatgCTGAGACTTTGGCAAGGGATTCACTGAGTTATCTCAACTGA